From Etheostoma spectabile isolate EspeVRDwgs_2016 chromosome 8, UIUC_Espe_1.0, whole genome shotgun sequence, a single genomic window includes:
- the LOC116694190 gene encoding anoctamin-10 isoform X2 — protein sequence MSKAGDEGGGGGSSETAQQPEGKTSAGKALSKLSATTIGPSWTKVNCPCCVSERVEPLVLVKLGEKVRPETKRWLVRLIGAPQKDGGAALLAHPGEDASGDLIVVSAPRCTLLKATEELGLCKTYRNTDMEAFSYNDRDNFKDSDNMEVFLTLAERQYIVRYQLDGMRAQKEMKIPGLSDSYVLQHRANIWRKLVSAGVVVDTFPLHNPTKLRDLSNAWYSGNQLAQPLDSVNGYFGTPVAFYFSFLDFYTWSLLPPAILGLSITFFSGSTNAEDDSAPAVTGHMIQAIFSMLWSTVFMELWKRRSSTLSYRWGTLTLADRFAEPRPGFHGDIGVNPVTGRMEPLFPEWQRDLRMALVSVPVVGLFLGLVVLGMVCFYWGEAQVQWLHKDWESLLSLTLLYIPSVLHIVYTNMLANVYRMVAQSLTEYENHREESAFENHLTAKVLVFTFFNNFAVLFHIAFFKQDVPLLRKRLASLLIVTQLVNQVTEVVIPYLVDRFISVPNRAESEDDPQEDKYRNQSTLPAFPGLFAEYIELLVQFGYLSLFSCVYPLTAVLLLINNVTEIRTDAYKICKLFRKPFYAPVANMGVWQIAFEVLSFVSVVSNCWLLLLSPQLQMLCQEGGMSGTNILLFAVLVEHVLILVKVVLAVLIPDEPDWIRKKRERIEYTSMRALREQKRHQES from the exons ATGAGCAAGGCGGGTGATGAAGGTGGCGGTGGGGGCAGCAGTGAAACAGCCCAGCAGCCGGAGGGTAAGACTTCAGCGGGGAAGGCCCTGAGCAAACTCAGTGCTACCACTATTGGACCAAGCTGGACTAAAGTTAACTGCCCCTGTTGTGTATCGGAGCGGGTCGAGCCGTTGGTTCTGGTGAAGCTAGGGGAGAAAGTTCGCCCTGAGACGAAAAGGTGGCTCGTCAGATTGATTGGAGCTCCTCAGAAAGATGGAG GTGCTGCATTGCTGGCCCACCCTGGCGAGGATGCCAGTGGTGACCTCATCGTGGTCTCCGCCCCACGCTGTACGTTACTTAAAGCCACTGAAGAGTTAGGTCTATGTAAGACTTACCGCAACACAGACATGGAAGCCTTTTCCTACAATGACAGAGACAACTTTAAAGATTCAG ACAACATGGAGGTGTTCCTGACCCTGGCGGAGAGGCAGTACATAGTGAGGTATCAGCTGGATGGTATGCGGGCGCAGAAAGAGATGAAAATACCCGGCCTGTCTGACAGCTACGTACTGCAACATCGTGCCAACATCT GGCGCAAGCTTGTGTCAGCTGGTGTTGTTGTGGACACGTTTCCCCTCCACAACCCGACCAAACTGAGGGATCTCAGTAACGCTTGGTACTCTGGGAATCAATTGGCTCAGCCGCTAG ATTCAGTCAATGGGTATTTTGGAACCCCTGTGGCTTTCTACTTCAGCTTCCTTGATTTCTACACCTGGTCTCTGCTCCCACCGGCGATACTGGGCCTGTCCATTACATTCTTCTCAG GCTCAACAAATGCTGAAGATGACTCAGCACCAGCTGTCACCGGTCACATGATCCAGGCGATCTTTAGCATGCTTTGGTCCACGGTGTTTATGGAGCTGTGGAAGCGTCGGAGCTCCACCCTGTCCTACCGTTGGGGGACCCTGACACTGGCTGACCGCTTCGCCGAGCCTCGACCTGGTTTCCACGGCGACATCGGGGTCAACCCAGTGACAGGTCGTATGGAGCCGCTCTTTCCTGAATGGCAGAGGGACCTGCGCATGGCACTGGTGTCAGTGCCAGTGGTGGGGCTGTTTTTAG GGTTGGTGGTACTGGGAATGGTTTGTTTCTACTGGGGGGAGGCCCAGGTGCAATGGCTACACAAAGACTGGGAGTCCCTGCTGTCTCTGACTTTGCTCTACATACCCTCAGTGCTTCACATCGTCTATACTAATATGCTAGCAAATGTTTACAGGATGGTGGCCCAGTCTCTGACTGAATATG AGAACCACAGAGAAGAGTCTGCCTTCGAGAACCATCTGACAGCCAAAGTCTTGGTG TTCACCTTCTTCAACAACTTTGCAGTTCTCTTCCACATTGCCTTCTTCAAGCAGGATGTGCCTTTGCTTCGCAAG CGTTTAGCGTCTCTGCTGATAGTGACCCAGCTGGTGAACCAGGTGACCGAGGTGGTCATACCCTACCTGGTGGACCGCTTTATCAGCGTCCCCAATAGGGCAGAGAGTGAAGACGACCCACAGGAGGACAAATATAGAAACCAAAGCACCCTGCCTGCTTTTCCT GGCTTGTTTGCAGAGTACATCGAGCTCCTGGTGCAGTTTGGGTATTTGAGTCTTTTCTCCTGTGTGTATCCTCTGACGGCCGTGCTGCTGCTCATCAATAATGTAACGGAGATCCGAACGGACGCCTACAAGATCTGCAAACTCTTCCGGAAACCCTTCTACGCCCCTGTAGCCAACATGGGCGTGTGGCAG ATTGCTTTTGAGGTCCTGAGTTTTGTCTCTGTTGTGTCCAActgctggctgctgctgctgtcaccaCAGTTACAAATGCTGTGTCAGGAGGGCGGGATGAGCGGCACAAACATTCTGTTGTTTGCTGTTTTGGTCgag catGTGCTGATCTTGGTTAAGGTGGTTTTGGCAGTACTAATCCCTGATGAACCGGACTGGATCCGGAAAAAGAGAGAGCGTATTGAGTACACATCCATGCGGGCCTTGAGAGAGCAG
- the LOC116694190 gene encoding anoctamin-10 isoform X1, protein MLPSLRMSKAGDEGGGGGSSETAQQPEGKTSAGKALSKLSATTIGPSWTKVNCPCCVSERVEPLVLVKLGEKVRPETKRWLVRLIGAPQKDGGAALLAHPGEDASGDLIVVSAPRCTLLKATEELGLCKTYRNTDMEAFSYNDRDNFKDSDNMEVFLTLAERQYIVRYQLDGMRAQKEMKIPGLSDSYVLQHRANIWRKLVSAGVVVDTFPLHNPTKLRDLSNAWYSGNQLAQPLDSVNGYFGTPVAFYFSFLDFYTWSLLPPAILGLSITFFSGSTNAEDDSAPAVTGHMIQAIFSMLWSTVFMELWKRRSSTLSYRWGTLTLADRFAEPRPGFHGDIGVNPVTGRMEPLFPEWQRDLRMALVSVPVVGLFLGLVVLGMVCFYWGEAQVQWLHKDWESLLSLTLLYIPSVLHIVYTNMLANVYRMVAQSLTEYENHREESAFENHLTAKVLVFTFFNNFAVLFHIAFFKQDVPLLRKRLASLLIVTQLVNQVTEVVIPYLVDRFISVPNRAESEDDPQEDKYRNQSTLPAFPGLFAEYIELLVQFGYLSLFSCVYPLTAVLLLINNVTEIRTDAYKICKLFRKPFYAPVANMGVWQIAFEVLSFVSVVSNCWLLLLSPQLQMLCQEGGMSGTNILLFAVLVEHVLILVKVVLAVLIPDEPDWIRKKRERIEYTSMRALREQKRHQES, encoded by the exons TCTCAGAATGAGCAAGGCGGGTGATGAAGGTGGCGGTGGGGGCAGCAGTGAAACAGCCCAGCAGCCGGAGGGTAAGACTTCAGCGGGGAAGGCCCTGAGCAAACTCAGTGCTACCACTATTGGACCAAGCTGGACTAAAGTTAACTGCCCCTGTTGTGTATCGGAGCGGGTCGAGCCGTTGGTTCTGGTGAAGCTAGGGGAGAAAGTTCGCCCTGAGACGAAAAGGTGGCTCGTCAGATTGATTGGAGCTCCTCAGAAAGATGGAG GTGCTGCATTGCTGGCCCACCCTGGCGAGGATGCCAGTGGTGACCTCATCGTGGTCTCCGCCCCACGCTGTACGTTACTTAAAGCCACTGAAGAGTTAGGTCTATGTAAGACTTACCGCAACACAGACATGGAAGCCTTTTCCTACAATGACAGAGACAACTTTAAAGATTCAG ACAACATGGAGGTGTTCCTGACCCTGGCGGAGAGGCAGTACATAGTGAGGTATCAGCTGGATGGTATGCGGGCGCAGAAAGAGATGAAAATACCCGGCCTGTCTGACAGCTACGTACTGCAACATCGTGCCAACATCT GGCGCAAGCTTGTGTCAGCTGGTGTTGTTGTGGACACGTTTCCCCTCCACAACCCGACCAAACTGAGGGATCTCAGTAACGCTTGGTACTCTGGGAATCAATTGGCTCAGCCGCTAG ATTCAGTCAATGGGTATTTTGGAACCCCTGTGGCTTTCTACTTCAGCTTCCTTGATTTCTACACCTGGTCTCTGCTCCCACCGGCGATACTGGGCCTGTCCATTACATTCTTCTCAG GCTCAACAAATGCTGAAGATGACTCAGCACCAGCTGTCACCGGTCACATGATCCAGGCGATCTTTAGCATGCTTTGGTCCACGGTGTTTATGGAGCTGTGGAAGCGTCGGAGCTCCACCCTGTCCTACCGTTGGGGGACCCTGACACTGGCTGACCGCTTCGCCGAGCCTCGACCTGGTTTCCACGGCGACATCGGGGTCAACCCAGTGACAGGTCGTATGGAGCCGCTCTTTCCTGAATGGCAGAGGGACCTGCGCATGGCACTGGTGTCAGTGCCAGTGGTGGGGCTGTTTTTAG GGTTGGTGGTACTGGGAATGGTTTGTTTCTACTGGGGGGAGGCCCAGGTGCAATGGCTACACAAAGACTGGGAGTCCCTGCTGTCTCTGACTTTGCTCTACATACCCTCAGTGCTTCACATCGTCTATACTAATATGCTAGCAAATGTTTACAGGATGGTGGCCCAGTCTCTGACTGAATATG AGAACCACAGAGAAGAGTCTGCCTTCGAGAACCATCTGACAGCCAAAGTCTTGGTG TTCACCTTCTTCAACAACTTTGCAGTTCTCTTCCACATTGCCTTCTTCAAGCAGGATGTGCCTTTGCTTCGCAAG CGTTTAGCGTCTCTGCTGATAGTGACCCAGCTGGTGAACCAGGTGACCGAGGTGGTCATACCCTACCTGGTGGACCGCTTTATCAGCGTCCCCAATAGGGCAGAGAGTGAAGACGACCCACAGGAGGACAAATATAGAAACCAAAGCACCCTGCCTGCTTTTCCT GGCTTGTTTGCAGAGTACATCGAGCTCCTGGTGCAGTTTGGGTATTTGAGTCTTTTCTCCTGTGTGTATCCTCTGACGGCCGTGCTGCTGCTCATCAATAATGTAACGGAGATCCGAACGGACGCCTACAAGATCTGCAAACTCTTCCGGAAACCCTTCTACGCCCCTGTAGCCAACATGGGCGTGTGGCAG ATTGCTTTTGAGGTCCTGAGTTTTGTCTCTGTTGTGTCCAActgctggctgctgctgctgtcaccaCAGTTACAAATGCTGTGTCAGGAGGGCGGGATGAGCGGCACAAACATTCTGTTGTTTGCTGTTTTGGTCgag catGTGCTGATCTTGGTTAAGGTGGTTTTGGCAGTACTAATCCCTGATGAACCGGACTGGATCCGGAAAAAGAGAGAGCGTATTGAGTACACATCCATGCGGGCCTTGAGAGAGCAG